The following coding sequences lie in one Lolium perenne isolate Kyuss_39 chromosome 2, Kyuss_2.0, whole genome shotgun sequence genomic window:
- the LOC139835546 gene encoding uncharacterized protein translates to MAPGDDRRPPPPLGLRGLSRVAFQPRSPAAGGLPPLGLTGRGPVPSFSIGTAAFEPVAAGPTNIPRRRVGLSRPSRPPAPNEAGSSNWAAFIGGGSGSASNARSSFVGFSLANGSGGISFGGGGGISFGGGGSESLGNTFSTGVGGNQRQGTTIGVGGHNGQIMMNGENTTGIGGNDGTIGYRGEGYNPNFAHADEYPPSQDTNDKRHIYAEIVARNGTGSRLKHGVSKAVAIACECPRRVVQRVWQEAKKGGGITGVKNNRKLKSGRKKINLDLDALEAIPPRERTTLQQVAGHLNLSTTTVWRRLKTKEIRRITSELKPALTDANQRARLEYALMHLERCSITALGGINPTFRADMDVVHIDEKWFYRTRKTQSMYLSHRGEAPHRECKHKNHIQKIMFLSAMARPRYDAQGNCVFDGKIGVWAYTEWVQAQKKSHNRLRGAWELKPADKVDREKSREYLVKYVLPAIKEKWPESDRWSTIYVQQDNAKTHIKPDDPVFLQEAARGGWDIRMIYQPPNSPDTNILDLGWFASIQAMFHRKMPKTLPEIVQKVFHLSHLF, encoded by the exons ATGGCGCCAGGAGATgatcgccggcctcctcctcctcttggcctGCGTGGTCTTTCACGGGTGGCCTTCCAACCCAGATCGCCGGCGGCAGGAGGACTTCCACCTCTAGGTCTGACAGGACGCGGACCGGTGCCCTCCTTCTCCATTGGCACGGCTGCCTTCGAGCCGGTGGCAGCGGGTCCAACCAACATCCCACGGCGCCGCGTCGGACTTTCCCGTCCATCTCGCCCTCCGGCACCTAATGAGGCCGGTTCGTCTAACTGGGCGGCGTTCATCGGCGGCGGGAGTGGCAGTGCGAGCAACGCACGATCTTCTTTCGTGGGTTTTAGTCTGGCTAATGGCAGCGGCGGGATCTcctttggcggtggcggcgggatatcgtttggcggcggcggcagcgagtCCCTAGGAAACACGTTCAGTACGGGCGTCGGTGGCAATCAGCGACAAG GAACTACAATCGGTGTTGGTGGACACAACGGGCAGATCATGATGAATGGAGAGAACACCACAG GTATTGGTGGAAATGATGGTACAATTGGCTATAGAGGGGAGGGATACAACCCAAATTTTGCTCATGCCGACGAATACCCTCCAAGTCAAGA TACAAATGACAAGAGACACATATATGCTGAGATCGTAGCCCGTAATGGAACTGGTAGTAGGTTGAAGCATGGGGTGTCAAAAGCCGTTGCAATAGCTTGTGAGTGTCCTAGGAGAGTAGTGCAAAGGGTATGGCAGGAAGCTAAAAAAGGTGGCGGAATTACAGGGGTTAAAAACAATAGGAAGCTCAAATCAGGAAGGAAGAAGATAAATTTGGACTTAGATGCATTGGAGGCCATCCCACCTAGAGAGAGAACAACATTACAACAAGTTGCTGGACATTTGAACCTCTCTACAACCACTGTTTGGCGTAG GTTGAAGACGAAGGAAATTCGACGAATAACAAGTGAGTTGAAGCCCGCCTTGACGGATGCAAACCAGAGAGCTCGTCTGGAGTATGCGCTTATGCATCTTGAGCGATGTAGCATAACAGCTCTAGGTGGTATTAATCCCACATTTAGGGCTGATATGGACGTCGTTCATATTGATGAAAAATGGTTTTACCGTACGCGCAAGACACAGAGCATGTACTTGAGTCATAGAGGGGAAGCACCACATCGAGAGTGTAAACATAAAAATCACATTCAAAAAATTATGTTCTTGTCCGCAATGGCTAGACCTCGTTATGATGCACAAGGCAATTGCGTGTTTGATGGCAAGATTGGGGTATGGGCTTACACAGAGTGGGTGCAAGCTCAAAAGAAGAGTCACAATAG GTTGAGGGGGGCATGGGAGCTGAAGCCCGCAGATAAAGTGGACAGAGAGAAAAGTAgagaatatttagtgaaatatgtccTGCCAGCTATAAAGGAGAAGTGGCCGGAGAGTGATAGATGGAGTACCATCTATGTGCAGCAGGACAATGCTAAAACACATATAAAGCCAGATGATCCAGTTTTTTTGCAAGAGGCTGCTAGAGGTGGTTGGGATATTAGGATGATATACCAACCACCTAATTCTCCAGACACAAACATTTTAGATCTTGGATGGTTTGCCTCAATTCAAGCAATGTTCCACAGAAAGATGCCGAAGACCCTACCCGAGATTGTCCAAAAGGTATTCCATCTATCACACTTATTCTAA
- the LOC127333323 gene encoding protein S40-6 — protein MAKARKPTAAERFLGFSARPGSATVAPFPDDDLPDLVESDIWYSQPSDSPTAAAVAADREEEQSAGGAPRRVGGLSRAFADGRQVATSAPVEVPAWPSRFAELAPADPVAPCEQEDADGWVPPHVYLARRQARASVVEGVGRTLKGRDASRVRDAVWSRTGFPG, from the coding sequence ATGGCGAAGGCGCGCAAGCCGACGGCCGCCGAGCGCTTCCTCGGCTTCAGCGCCCGGCCCGGCTCCGCCACCGTCGCCCCGTTCCCCGACGACGACCTGCCCGACCTCGTCGAATCCGACATCTGGTACTCGCAGCCGTCGGACTCGCCGACCGCTGCTGCCGTCGCCGCCGATCGGGAGGAGGAGCAGAGCGCGGGCGGGGCGCCGCGCCGCGTGGGCGGGCTGAGCCGGGCGTTCGCGGACGGGCGCCAGGTCGCGACGTCGGCGCCGGTCGAGGTGCCGGCGTGGCCGAGCCGGTTCGCGGAGCTGGCGCCGGCCGACCCCGTCGCGCCGTGCGAGCAGGAGGACGCCGACGGGTGGGTGCCGCCGCACGTGTACCTGGCGCGGCGCCAGGCCAGGGCGTCGGTGGTCGAGGGCGTCGGCCGCACCCTCAAGGGCCGGGACGCGTCCCGGGTGCGCGACGCCGTCTGGAGCCGAACGGGATTCCCCGGCTGA